The following coding sequences lie in one Arachis ipaensis cultivar K30076 chromosome B03, Araip1.1, whole genome shotgun sequence genomic window:
- the LOC107629350 gene encoding DNA-(apurinic or apyrimidinic site) lyase, with the protein MKRFFQVINKDSDGSCKKPKEEGNYDNATDTDTQKKKEPLKFVTWNANSFYLRVKNNFPELCKFVTSFDPDVIAIQEVRMPAAGSKGTPKNQGELKDDTTASREEKAALMRALSAPPFGNYRVWWSLADSKYAGTALFVKKCFKPKNVFFNLDKIASKHEPDGRVILVEFETLRLLNTYVPNNGWKEEPNSFQRRRKWDKRILEFVTQNSDKPLIWCGDLNVSHEEIDVSHPEFFSAAKQNGYVPPNKEDCGQPGFTLSERRRFGNILKEGQLVDAYRFLHNDKDMERGFSWSGNPIGKYRGKRMRIDYFLVSEKLKDRIVACEMHGHGIELQGFYGSDHCPVTLELSPSSNSQNENPE; encoded by the exons ATGAAACGTTTCTTCCAGGTTATCAACAAAGACTCCGATGGTTCATGCAAGAAGCCCAAAGAGGAAGGAAATTACGATAATGCCACTGACACTGACACTCAGAAGAAAAAGGAGCCATTGAAGTTCGTTACTTGGAACGCCAACAGCTTCTACCTCCGCGTCAAGAACAACTTCCCTGAGCTATGCAAATTCGTCACTTCCTTTGATCCTGACGTCATTGCAATTCAG GAAGTGCGGATGCCTGCTGCTGGATCTAAGGGCACACCCAAAAATCAGGGAGAACTTAAGGATGATACAACCGCGTCCAGGGAAGAGAAGGCG GCATTGATGCGTGCTCTTTCAGCTCCACCTTTTGGGAACTATCGTGTTTGGTGGTCTCTGGCAGATTCCAAGTATGCAGGGACAGCACTATTTGTGAAAAAATGCTTCAAACCAAAAAATGTCTTTTTCAATCTTGATAAAATAG CTTCAAAGCATGAACCAGATGGCAGAGTAATCTTGGTTGAATTCGAAACCCTTCGGTTGTTGAATACATATGTTCCAAATAATGGGTGGAaagaggaaccaaactcatttcAAAGGAGAAGAAAATGGGACAAAAGGATTCTAGAATTTGTTACACAAAATTCAGACAAGCCTTTGATATGGTGTGGGGATCTAAATGTGAG CCATGAAGAGATTGATGTGAGTCATCCAGAGTTTTTCAGTGCAGCGAAACAAAACGGCTATGTTCCTCCAAATAAAGAG GATTGCGGGCAGCCTGGCTTTACTTTATCTGAAAGAAGACGATTTGGTAACATCTTAAAAGA GGGACAGCTGGTAGATGCCTACAGATTTCTGCACAATGACAAGGACATGGAACGAGGTTTCTCATGGTCCGGAAACCCAATAGGAAA GTATCGTGGAAAACGGATGCGAATAGACTATTTCCTAGTTTCAGAAAAACTCAAAGACAGGATCGTTGCATGCGAAATGCATGGACATGGAATAGAGTTACAAG GCTTTTATGGAAGTGATCACTGCCCTGTTACACTGGAGCTCTCTCCAAGTTCCAACTCTCAAAATGAGAATCCAGAATGA